GTGGGACTAaccataatttgtttttcaacaggacaatgacccaacacacctccatgctgtgtaagggttattttatcaagaaggagagtgatggagtgctgcatcagatgacctgggatgagttggaccgcagagtgaaggaaaaggagacaacaagtgctcagcatatgttggaactccttcaagacttttggaaaagcattccaggtgaatctggttgtgAGAAAGCCAAGattgtacaaagctgtcatcaatgcaaaggttggctactttgaagaatctaaaatcaaaaaattaacacttttttgtttactacatttaCTACAtataaaaatgttattttatagtttcgatgtcttcactattattcgacaatgtagaaaatagttttaaaaaaagaagaaaaaccctggaatgagtaggtgtgtccaaacttttgactggtactatagatacatagaaagagagagagaaaaatagagtgaGTGTCGTGTCAACCATTAACCTGCAGTGTCGTGTCAACCATTCAGCATTCAAAGGAATGCTCCAGACACATTAAAAGCAGTGAATGAAACAACTTCATTCGAGTGGTTTTGTCGTATCAATGCCCCTGCCTTTGATCTAGTCATCACTATACATTTTTATGACTTATCTAGGCCTCAATATCCTGCTGTTTATATACCTCCCTAGGCTCCACCATTATGCTTCACAGCGGCTCACCAGAAATGCAGGAATAAAAAACATATCCCCCTCAGAAGGGATATTGGACTTGGTTTTCATTTTGTTTTACCACCTCCGGGCCAGAGAGCACATTAGAGCGCTTGGATTATTTGGTTTGTTTCTGGATGCATGTGTTTTCCGTGTGGTAGTCGGGTTTCACAACGCTACACACTCATGCCCATCTTTTGACACAAAGCTTAGACTGGTAACGCTGCCTCTCCTCTATCTGAAAAAAAGGACGAGAGCTCTCGCGCTCTCCTTCCCGGGGTTGCCGTGGCAACGTGTCTGAGACAGCAAACGTGCGGTACTTCTCTCAGAGGCTGCTGGTGATGGCTAAATAGGACCCTAGTTGAGAAAGAAGATAACACAATGCAGTGGTAGAGTCCTCGCCAATGCTCTAGTCCATGTACTGTGTATGTGCAGCCCGGGAACAAGATTGAGTTTATATGAAGTACATTATTACattatacatttacatttgagtcatttagcatgacgctcttatccagagcgatttacggTGGTTAGTGCACACACTTTCATTTGTTGCATTCATGGTCTTTCTTGTTCCTCCAACATGTCGGCAGGATTCAATGGTTCCACTCGACTGCTTCACCTACTGGAGCCGAGGAATCATGCACTGGCCCTGACAGAATTATCTATTTGAAATCCATCTGAAATGTGAATATATGGTTTAGACTACACCAGTACCCTTTGTGTATTTCATCAGTACTGCAATGAATCATTGAGTCCTCATAACATATTTGAATTGATACAGGATCGATCAAGGCTATTGACATCAATTGAAAATACACAAACTGTTTACAATTGTCTTGTTGCTATGTCATTTACTGTATCCTAAGGAAAAAAACATGGTAGAATACAGAACTTGAAGTGTATGTTTATCAAACTGAAGGCCATCCACTCTCACACTGGAAAATGTTTTCTAATTTTCTAATCTCAATTGGCATATAGGTTTCAGGGGTTTTAAGAAGGGCAGCTATCACTCCGTCCCTTAGCTCCATAAGAGGGCCTACTATTGCTCTGTCACAGAGTTTCATCACAGTGCCTGCTATCGCTCCACCACAGAACCCCCTCCTTGTCCCTAAGCTCCAGGACAAAGCCCCACTACCTGTCCTAGTGCTCCATCATGGAGTGACATCATGACAGGGCCTATTATCTTTCCTTCATAAGTCCCTTTCTCATTCCATCTTCAGAACTCTAGTCTGTTCCATCAGTTGAGAACGTCTGGTGCATTTATCTGCTAGAAATGGGatcggtactggtacttcctgtatatagccatgtgaTTTCTACTCATTATTCACTgtatatttattccttgtgtcattattatagttttttttttaaatgtatctttatctctgcattgttggaaaaggacccttgagtaagcgtttcactgttagtctactgcgtttcactgttagcctgctgtttacgaagcatgtgacaaatacattttgatttgatttgataatgtccCTAAGACATCTTAAGAGGTACATTGATTTCTGCATCTCTTCTAAAGCGGCAGTGGCCAGTCTCCAACTCATGTGTTACTCCTTGGTTCCCAACCGAAGCATCTCAAACGCTAGCCCCTCTTTTTCgccctgtctcttcttctctcatcgtCTCTCCATCaccggtctgtctctctcttttatccctcAGCACATTCCCTTTGGTTTTCGGGGATGCTGCTTAAGCTGACGAGGAGCAGGAGCTCTCCCTTTCAATTTAGGTCAACTTTCTGCCCTACTTAagacctccctctcccccatgatAACTAGGTCACTTTCCAACATCACATGCCTGCACACCCATGTGTATCATCTATACAGCAATTCTATTAATTATAAAGAGTATATGATGTTATGGCAGCGAACAATCAGTATGGGCATTGGGGTCATGGAATGCAGAGgctgatgaaagaaatgaaagctgcaaagaatcattctctctactattattctgacatttcacattcttaaaataaagtggtgatcctaactgacctaacacagggaatttttattaggaataaatgtcaggaattgtgaaaaactgagtttaaatgtatttggctaaggtgtatgtaaacttccgacttcaactgtaagtctgTGATACTGAATTGACATCACAATATGCCATTGTGACACAGAGACATGACATCATAGTGTGCCTCTGTGCCACAGTGAAATAACATCACTGCGTGCCTCTGTGACACAGGGAAATGACATCACTATGAGCATACAGTATGTGACACAGATAAAAGGACATCACGGTCTACTTCTACCCCTACCAAAGAACTACATCAACATATGATTCTGTGACACAGGGAAATGACATATACAATTACATCACAATGTATACATGCAATACAAAGATgacatcactatgcgtctccgTGACACAGATGAGACAGAAAAAGATATCACCATCAACAAACAATCTAGTTTGATAATCAAACATTTATTTCAATATTTAGACATAGTCAACTCCATAGAATAGTGAAATACAGAGTGTATTTAGAATGTGGAATACAGAGTATGTCTGGTGGTATCATTATACACAATGATTGGAATTCGACCCTCTAAATAAGAGCGACTCCTGACTGAGGCTTCTGTTTCGCTAGCCACAAAGCTATCTGCCAATCACCACATCTGTTCTGAATGTGCACAGGCCAACGTTTGCAGATGTATAATAAAGCCAACTGACAGTtcgaccatagaaatagaatgactagattATTATAAATTCCATTTCTATGCTCTCAACTCTGTACAAATGCATCCTCAGTCTATTAAACATCAAAACATCTTCTTCTGCCAAACATGATTTTATTTCTGTAGATATGCTTTCCTAACAACATTGTCTGCATGGCAAAGTTACAAATATTGTATTTACAGTGATAGAAATAATTCAGAGTTAATcaattggttgattgattgatcaatTGAGTAGGTATAAATCAAGGTACCAGCCAGAACTTTCAAAAGGTGTCATATACAAAAAAATAAGCCTttagatacagtacatatcaAAATGACCATGCAGATATGACCACAGTTTAAAGCCATCATGAAAGTACACAGGCAAATATGAAACATTTTCCCCTTAAGCCGTCACCTCCAATATACCCTTTGAGACATAAAAAATATGTAGAATATTTATATAATATCAATTCAGTGTCACTgaaaagaaaaacacacacacacaaaaaaaaacgtgATTATCGATGGACATTTTTAACAATATCTTCATTTAATACATCTTACGTTCATATTATTgtgtacagacacaaacaaactgaATTACATTCCTTATCTTGTCAATCCAAATGCGACCGACATATCATGACCACTGTAAAACAAAACAAGAATGATACTGTGGTAGATATCTCATGTTACTTCATgagtagatagtgttctatacACATAACACTCATGTCAGGGGTCTCAAACTGGCGGCCCACGGGCCACAAACGTATTTAATGCGGTCTGACCTTGATTTAACCTCGTTGAAAGAGAACGTGGTCCCCGGCGAAATGGCTTTGAGACCCCTGCTGTATATGTGCAGTAAGCTCTTGGCACAGTTTTGTAAAGGTATCAGCCTACTATAATATACGTACTATACACGCCCTACTTACATTTATAGATTGCTGAATGGTTCTACCTTTGTACACAACAAACTGGATATAAATCATTGATTATTAGCATGTCACACACATATAGATCATGTGTGATAGTTACAGTGCCACTAACCAGTGGTAGTGAAAGTAATGTTATTTTTTCACTTCTGTACTTTAGATCAAGGTTGTAATAGTTGTGTGTTTATATTCACTTTTATTTCTATCCGTTTTGACATTTTTATTTGAAATTCAGCTTAGTTTCAGTTCGTTTTCCGACCTGATTTGTTAGTTTTGATTTAGTTTTGAGTTgtataaaaatatttatattttgttttgatATTATTTAGTgctggattcaatccgtatcgccaGAGTGTCGCCGAAGATCCGCAttaaaatgtaaaggtaatttccgattgagccgacatatgcaacGTTTACAGTGAATGCAGTCGCCGCGCCCGCGGGGAACGTTGCCTTAAATTGTCAATCACGCTGTATAGCGGATCTTCAGCGCTATGGATTTAATAGAGCCCTTAGTTTCAGTTTTAGTGTTAGGGACAGACAGCATGCATGGGAGGCTAGGAGCCATTTGTGTTGCATAGTTTTTTGGGGGTGTTTTTTGGGATGTCGTCTTCTTGCAACTGGGAGGCAGTTATACATAAGGTGACTTTTAAGGTCATAGGTTAGTTTTAAATTATTAAATAAAATTATTAGAAATTATTAAATCAATCTCAATGTAAAAAAAGGAATAGCGAAAGATCTGGAATTGCAAAACATATGGTGATAGGAAACTTTCTCTAGAGTATGTATACACCAGTGCTTTTTACATTTAGTAGTACTGTACATGTAAGAATAATCAAATTACCTAGACTATGTTTATCTAGTGATAGCTAGTGATAACTAGTGATAGCTAGTGATAGTGTTCGAAGATTATGACACTGATCCTTTTTCCAAAAtattttatgagttggagaacacatcgGGAGGGACctcagaccattcctccatacagaatccttccagatccttgatattctttgtctgtgcttatggactgcttctttctggattttgatgtgtgcttggggtaattgtcttgctggaagatcaaCTTGTGGCCAAGTTTCAGCATCCAGGCAGAGACAACCAGGCTTTTGGCTAAATGATGCcatgatgccattgaccttaacaagAGTCACAGGACCAGTgaaagcaaaatagccccattacatcaaagatccaccaccatttCACTTTTAtgtgagtcattttctattaaggtatctttacttttactcaagtatgactacTGGGTACTTTTTTCATCACTGCAAAATTGTTTTTCTCAAAGTTGTCGGAATTCCACGTGAGTCCACTTAACAATATAAACATTACGGCTATTCGATCAAATACGCCTCACACAGCAAATTAGCAATTCAAATGTGTTTTGACCAAATTTGACAGCTGCATACAAAGAAATCCCCACTTCCTCTGCTTCTGCCTGTTTTTTTTCTCCGCATGGGCAGATTTTGGGGTAGAGTCGagcctctcgcttcgcctcttcctctctgtagcgATTCACAAACTAGGCCTATTTGAAACGTCGCCGTCTCCTGGACGCATTTACCCACCAGATTCAAAAGCTTGAAAACCGCATTTAACACCCAATttgtttgtaaaaaaataaaaaatataaaactggACATAATTCATTATGCTTTATTTTAGTTAGTTTTGGAGTCAAAGAtaatagtttcagtatagttttagtttttcaaacAGGTTTGTTAATAATTTTGTTTTGCTAAATTGTTTTTTCATGATTAGttttagtttcagttttagtttactatAATAAACTTGCTTTCGACCGATTATGACTCACTTGTTTACTATTCCTcttgtgggagggagagggatggtatTGGCATTATACAACCTCGTCTCTCAAGACTTGTTTATACCTGGCGCTAACATGCGTTCTTTGTGCTGATCTTGCCCACactctgattgtgcccacattttcagaaatgtatcTAATGTGGTATTAAAATGTCTcaaaggctgcatttacacaggtagCCCAGTTCTGATCTTTGTTTcacaaattggtcttttgacaaatCAGATCACCTCTGAAAAATATCCGATGTGAAAAGCCTAATCCGTCCACTGTGTCTGCATTGGTACCAGATTTCCTGGTTCCTCCCTGCATGTAAATTATTTGACTgctattctttcaaaataatatttatttattttaagacacATATTGACGTAAGTCAATGGTGCCATCTGTCAATGATTTTAAAGGGCGAGATAACGATGATTTAAAATGGTTGAACTGTCCACATCTGTCTATACTTGTGTGCCTGACTACCTATGTGTACCTGACTACCTCCGGATGTGGGCTGAAAGATCTGATCACAATCCAATCACAATGCACAGTCAAAATGTGAACAAGATCAAGAAAGGacgcatgttagaaccaggtataaacagggcttcAGTCGTGACTTGTACACTGTACATTATAGCCCAAGGGAGACTAATGTATGATTTAATTTAATCTAACAGTACAACCAAAGTCCACAGCACAGGCTTGGCTGTCACATTGTCCAATCTGGAAAATCAACCGGATAATTAGACCAATTAGTGTGCGCATAGCAATGGTTTGGGAAGACAAGCCTCTCCCGAGAGTGGTTTCCTTTTTATGGCAATCATCAATAGATACATTTACTTGAAAATGAGTTGAGTGCAAAGTGAGTAGCATTCACAACATGTACAGCAGTTATAGATTTTAGTTGGCTATATGAGCTGATAGGAAAAAGGGTACTTTATCAAAATGTTTATCAAAACTGTGAATACTTATTAGTATACTTATTTTAAAGGCAACAAAGGACACAAAGACTCAAAGTCCTTCTTGAATTTCCcatctttaagaaatgttttttttaaattaaggctCCTAGTAAGCAATTATCTTACATAGTTAACCCACTGCCCCTACTAATCAATTAACTGACATAGTTAACCCACTACCCCTACTAATCAATTATCTTACACACTGTATCCACTGCCCCTGTTCATCTATTAATATACAGTATTTGCCACTGtgagctaaaaaaaaaagaagcatgaCATactgttttccagaaatcccggttGTAAGAATCCCAGCGTCTGGAGGAAATTCACTCACGACTTCTGAAAAACCTGGGGATTTTGGGAGAGTTACTGGGATTTCTAACCCCAGTGATAACATTTGGTGATTTCTCAAAACATCGCTCTTTTATAAATCACCTACCAAGTCAATGCATATCCTGCTAAAGTTCCAAAAACAACAACTTTGAATAAACACATCTCTGGTAAAATAGACTATCAATAATTAGCAAAAAGCAAATGAGGACATGTGAATATTGTTGGCAGCACAATCAGAGTACTataaatatgtacagtacatagcaaAAAATAGAAACATTTATTTTCACAATTGTCAGAGTACTATATGTATGAAAGTTGTATTATGAAAAGCACCTCTAGAGTTGCTATGCATTTACTATGCAGTTGCTATGCAGTGCAACACAATATGACAGTCACATTACACAGGGATATTAATATGCTGAGAAAGAGAACAGATCGTCAATGGAAAAAGCCTATAAAACATCATGTCTATCAACTTTGGGTGCGTTCAtaaaattcactctggctatctactcagatttcagagcactctcgtctgagtgtgccagagagcagaataactgatgaatgtACGAACGCTCAACAGCTGTTGAATATGGCCAGaatcagtaaacgttggcaaaaaaaagcgtgagtaaattgttgccagcagcacagttacagtcaccaacgctctggataacataaacagcctaaccagctctgctatggtgagtaaaatggtcagagtgagctgttctctcatttatgtctggaagtagctagcaagctagctaactttagccagttaggtTGGGTGATTGACTGCCGTTGACTGCCAActctactcctcggccagagcgtccagtgtgcgctctgaacgctccgagagtgaaacgctctgaatgtacaaacagacaatctgacaacgctctgaatttacgaacgcactcAGAGCACCCTCTGGCACTCCGGAGAGAATTTACGAAACGAACGCACTCAGAGCACCCTCTGGCACTCCGGAgagaatttacgaacgcacccttaATAAACAACTTGCACGGTTTATTGCCATCGAAGGCTCTTGCCGGGTGATAACAAAATAGTATCAAATTCCTAGTTCAAACCACTATAGCCACTATATAAAAAGAGTTAGAAGTTGTGCTTCTCAAATGGATCGAAGTTAATGTAATGAAAGGAGGGTTGAAAAGTGCGCGCAAAATGACCTTGTGGCGATTATCCAGCGTCTCCTGCATTCTTAAAGGATTATTGTGCGTGCTATAGTTTCATTTTCTCAAAGAACACACACCAATAAAGGTAGCCCCGGTCCTATCAAACCAGGTCTAACAGTAAAACAACTGCAAAAAATGAAGAATGATCAGATTATTGAGTAATGGAGAAACCCCTATGTACTGTACAGTGGCCTTCCTGGACCAGACACACTAAGATAGCTCTAATGAACTATATGACCATTGGACAATTTATCCAGCCCAGCTAACTCCACTGAATCCATGACGGGTTTGATAATATACAGCCGTTTATGAGCTGAATGTTCTCATTGGTCTTGTTGTGGGGTCCAGACTAGATCCAGTGTAGAAGGCCACTCATGGGGGGGGGACAGATAGGACCACCACTTGGGCAGTAAGGAGGAATGGTAAGTGCTGACTGTGCAGCTGTTCACTCCCTATACGCCAGACCCAGGGTGGGGGGCGGTGTGGGGGAGGACCCTTTGAAATAGTTCCTGGAGTTGTCCGGACTTGGACCTCTATCCGGGAGCAGGATGATTTTGCCCTTCCTCCGCAGGGTGGACTCCCGACTGGAGGCGATGGAAAGGGTCTCGGAGGCGGCCTCGCTGCCCCCTCCACTTAGTCCCTCCACAGGGGTCACACGGATGGTGGTGATGccctggtgggggtggtggtggtggtggtggtagtgtgggtgGTGAACGTAGGGGTGACCCCCACCCCCACCGCCACGCTCGCTGCCAGTGTCCGTACCCGTCTGACTCATCCTCCCGTCGATGGAGCCGTAGCCGTCCTTGAGCGAGTCGCAGCTCTCCGAGTCGCGGTTGAGGTCGTTGAGCTCAAAGGACTGGCGGATGCTACCCCGTTGCTCCTGCGGCTTCCACCTCCAGGAGCCACTGCCGTCCGGAGGCTTGATCACAGGCTTGTTTTCCGGGTGGGCCTCCACCCTTACGATGCCCTGGCCGGGCTCCTGGTCCGTCAGGGCCTTGTAATGGATGGAGCCTGTGCAGCTGACCACGCTACCGTCCTCAGAGCTCTTGGGGCTGCCGTGCTGGAGCAGACCCTGCTGCTTGGACACGGTGATGACCTGCATGATGCGCGGCTGGTTAGTTAGGCTGTTAGTCCTGCACAGGGCGCCCTCTTTGGCCACTTTCAGCCACTTGGAGCGCGCCGAGCCTCCCCCGCCAGGGATCCCACCGCCGACATAgctatcctctctgtcctcgtcatcctcatcctccctggtggaggtgctgctgttgtGCTCCTGGGTCTCCTCGGGGATGTGGACCAGCTGGGAGGAGCCTGGCCGGGACTGGATGGAGACGCGGGCCCCCGCGGCCAGGCCGCTGCTGCCCCCATTGTGGGGGAGGTGGTTGGACAGCGGCACGATGCTAGCTGCCAGCTTCATGTACTGGGCGGGGATGTGGCCCTGAGCACGGAGTTCCGCCTCCAGGCCCATGGCGGACGGCTCAGAGCTGCACCTCAGCTCCATGGTCCTCTggggcgaggaggaggaggatgttgaaTGGTGGcgtcccaccaccaccccactgTCCATCACCTGCAGTGAGAACTTGCGGTTCTCGTTCTTGCTCTTCCACTGCGACAGCAGCTGCTTGGAGCGTGTGGAGTCCATGGAGGCGTGGATGCTCGCGTGGCGGCGCGGGACCCGGTGCTCTTCGGGGAGCGAGCCGCCGTGCGACCTGGGTAACGTGCTACTGTTAAAGGTCACCAGGCTGTCCTGTTTACACAGCGTGCTTGACGAGGTGATGCACTCCACATCAGCACTGGCCCTCTTCAGGTTGTTCAGGGAGCTGGACTCGCGGCAGGAGGGGACCCGGGTCAGGAGGGTCGCGGGACGGGCGGCGGTGAGGCTATCGGTGGTGCTGATGCTGTTCAGGCTGTTCATGCTGTTGAGGCTGTTGGGCTGCAGGTGGCGCCCTGCGCTCTGGCTGACGTTGGGCACGGTGTTGCTCCTGAGGGTCTCACGGAGCGGGGGAGGCTGGGGCTGCTGTCTGGACGTGTCCCGAGTAGGCTGGAAGTTACCCACTGCATACAGACCCTGAAGGGAGGACAGACAATGACAGCATTCTTTATAGGTTGAACTACCATCCTGAGCTAcctctacctacctatctataccTAATATATCTGTATCTACCTATAACTGTCTGAAATTGTCTTAGGCGTTTGTAGACAGACATTAGTACACAATCAAGCATCATTCAGTGAACATATCTAAGACAAAAAGACATGAAAAAAAACAAGCAAGGGCAAAGAGCCATTCGTTCAACATGAGGTCTGCACGATTGTGTCCGTGGATTTGGTGTGCCACTGGTCATGTGACATGTCTTAGTCACTGAGTCATAGATAATGCAGCAGCCAACTGTATTACTGTCGTGGTAAATTGTCAGTGGCACGATCACAGCCACATCATAGCCTCAAGCACTTCTGATTTAATATTCCTCAATGTGAGGAtattgtgtgggtgggtgtaggTGGTGTGACATGAATGTTCGTGGGATGTGCATGTGTGTTATTTATACATGTCCATGATCCAGTACCATGAAAATCCAATATTTTGCCGCATATTGCTGAAAAGGATTTCAGCAAATGCACAGTATTGTACAGTATCTTTACCAATCGTAATCATGTTATGTATTTCTGATGCTGCACATTAAGCTAATTCAATGCACATTTCATTTTGGTGACATATCCATTACCATGTAGCCTAATTATAGCCAACAGTATTTGAATAATGTTGAAACATTGACACCCTCATACAACGGCATGAATCATATTGCTCAAAACTAGTGCATCCTGCTTTGTTCAGCATGCCGGTAATTGGATTTCTGGAACCCCATTTACAAAAGCACCACAGACTCAACAAACAAGCTAGCAAAACATGCCACTATTCATTACATCCAtcaatatacagacagacagttgcACCTTTTCCTAGAGGCTCCGCTccgttccaaaagggttctttggctgtccccataggagaacctttcGGTTTTTAGGTAGAACTCTTTTTATTTCAagttagaactcttttgggttccatgtagaaccttcaGTGGAAAGAGctctacatggaacacaaaagggttctacctggaacctaaaatAGCTCTTCAAAGgtttctcctatgggaacagtaAAATAACTGTTTTAGcttctagatagcaccttattTTTTCTAAAATGCCAGAAGGAGATGAGAGGCTAGCTATATCAGAGGTGTGCTCTAGTATTAGAAAGAATGGCTTCAATGAGATGAATCTTCAGATCAGTGTTCTTCAATCCTGGTCCAGGTGACCCACCGggtatgcaggcttttgttccatcaTGATACTTACACACCTAATTCAACTAAATCAATTTGGCATGTTATTTAATTTACAAGGAAAATGAAGTGTGTTACAACATGGActggaacaaaaacctgcacCTCTTGTCGGTCTCCAGGACCAAGACTAAAGAGCCTGGAGTGTCCGAAATGGCaaattattccctatatagtgcacttcttttgaccagaaaaagtagtgcactttataggggatagggttctcTTCCATACGCAGACCCAGATCTACAGTCGTCGAGTGTCACCAGTTAGTCTCCCCGGACCAAGACCTAGAAGATCAGTGATCAACTAGAGATCTACTAGAGCATCTCACCAGGTAGACGGCGATCCCGCCTCCGATGAGGAAGCCACAGTAGACGTCGATGGCGTGGTTCTTGAACTGGATGATGCGGGTCAGCCCACAGATGATGCCACCCATAATGAAGGTGAAGACCAGCAGGGGCTTCAGCAGCTTGGAGGAGTCCGTCAGCGTAGCGTTGAAGTAcatctggaggagagaggagactcaGTGTGCCATTACTCAggcatccatattaggaagtcGCCAACTGGCAACTGTGGAAGTTTTGTCGGAAAACTCACCATACACCATACCTCACCATACATTCTAAATAGTAGGCATTTTGGGTATGCGAAAAGATAAACTTTTAAAGTATATGCATT
This DNA window, taken from Oncorhynchus tshawytscha isolate Ot180627B linkage group LG10, Otsh_v2.0, whole genome shotgun sequence, encodes the following:
- the LOC112261089 gene encoding 2-lysophosphatidate phosphatase PLPPR4-like; this translates as MSAKERLKGKVTKDSVTLLPCFYFVELPIMASSVVSLYFLELTDVFKPVRLGYSCNDRSLSMPYIRPAEEVIPFLMLFSLAFAGPTATIMIGEGILYCCLSRRKTGVKTEANINAAGCNFNSYIRRAVRFVGVHVFGLCLTALITDVIQLSTGYHAPYFLTVCKPNYTTLNLTCDDSSFITEDFCSGGADPAIINAGRKSFPSQHATLAAFAAVYVSMYFNATLTDSSKLLKPLLVFTFIMGGIICGLTRIIQFKNHAIDVYCGFLIGGGIAVYLGLYAVGNFQPTRDTSRQQPQPPPLRETLRSNTVPNVSQSAGRHLQPNSLNSMNSLNSISTTDSLTAARPATLLTRVPSCRESSSLNNLKRASADVECITSSSTLCKQDSLVTFNSSTLPRSHGGSLPEEHRVPRRHASIHASMDSTRSKQLLSQWKSKNENRKFSLQVMDSGVVVGRHHSTSSSSSPQRTMELRCSSEPSAMGLEAELRAQGHIPAQYMKLAASIVPLSNHLPHNGGSSGLAAGARVSIQSRPGSSQLVHIPEETQEHNSSTSTREDEDDEDREDSYVGGGIPGGGGSARSKWLKVAKEGALCRTNSLTNQPRIMQVITVSKQQGLLQHGSPKSSEDGSVVSCTGSIHYKALTDQEPGQGIVRVEAHPENKPVIKPPDGSGSWRWKPQEQRGSIRQSFELNDLNRDSESCDSLKDGYGSIDGRMSQTGTDTGSERGGGGGGHPYVHHPHYHHHHHHPHQGITTIRVTPVEGLSGGGSEAASETLSIASSRESTLRRKGKIILLPDRGPSPDNSRNYFKGSSPTPPPTLGLAYRE